One region of Elusimicrobiota bacterium genomic DNA includes:
- the purB gene encoding adenylosuccinate lyase gives MDSILNISPVDGRYAAITAPLRPYFSEAALIGRRLEAECAYLELLCGWPGTGIRKLTSAERRRLARVAEGSAAALKKIKKTEAKINHDMKAVEYYLKDELAATSMRGLKEYAHFALTSEDINNIAYAIMLSQALSRVLIPELRVITKKLSALANAHALTPLLARTHGQSAVGTTFGKEFRVFSERLNRQVSGLSALTISVKFSGAAGNYNAHTAAWPAVDWLRFSRNLVGSLNQDLDIKLRLNRFATQIDPHDTYAELFDNLRRTNTVLLDLVQDLWRYISDGLIIQKALEQEVGSSAMPQKINPIQFENAEGNLGLANALAGFFSAKLPVSRLQRDLSDSTVERNFGTAFAHCLIAYRSVIAGLERMAVDPARAAQMLGDRPEIYAEGIQTILRKHGFSKPYEALKALTRGRDVTMRDLKTFVEKLAVKPAVRAELRALLAKPYIGLAGKLAKMAV, from the coding sequence ATGGACTCCATTCTTAATATCAGCCCGGTGGACGGACGGTACGCCGCGATTACGGCACCCCTGCGGCCCTATTTTTCCGAAGCCGCCCTTATAGGCCGCCGCCTCGAAGCGGAATGCGCCTATCTGGAACTGCTGTGCGGCTGGCCGGGGACCGGCATACGAAAACTTACAAGCGCGGAGCGGCGCAGGCTCGCGCGGGTAGCGGAAGGTTCCGCGGCCGCGCTGAAAAAAATAAAAAAAACCGAGGCGAAAATCAACCACGACATGAAGGCGGTGGAATACTACCTTAAGGATGAACTGGCAGCCACCTCCATGCGCGGCCTGAAAGAATACGCTCATTTCGCACTCACCTCCGAGGATATAAACAACATAGCCTACGCCATAATGCTTTCGCAGGCCCTTAGCCGCGTGCTGATACCGGAATTGAGAGTTATAACAAAAAAACTATCCGCGCTCGCGAACGCTCACGCTCTGACCCCCCTGCTCGCCCGAACACACGGCCAGAGCGCGGTGGGCACCACCTTCGGCAAGGAATTCCGGGTTTTCTCCGAACGCCTGAACCGCCAGGTCTCCGGGCTTAGCGCCCTTACCATCTCGGTAAAATTCAGCGGAGCCGCCGGAAATTATAACGCTCATACAGCCGCGTGGCCGGCCGTTGACTGGCTCAGGTTCTCTAGAAACCTGGTAGGAAGTCTTAATCAGGACCTTGATATAAAATTAAGGTTGAACCGCTTCGCCACCCAGATAGATCCGCATGACACGTATGCCGAACTCTTTGACAACCTGCGCCGGACAAATACTGTGCTGCTCGACCTGGTTCAGGACCTGTGGCGCTACATAAGCGACGGGCTGATCATCCAGAAAGCGCTGGAACAGGAAGTCGGGTCTTCCGCCATGCCGCAAAAGATAAACCCGATCCAATTTGAGAACGCCGAGGGAAACCTTGGGCTCGCAAATGCCCTGGCCGGTTTTTTCTCGGCCAAGCTGCCTGTTTCAAGGCTCCAGCGGGATTTATCGGACTCCACTGTGGAACGCAATTTTGGAACGGCCTTCGCACACTGCCTTATAGCCTACCGCTCCGTAATAGCCGGGCTGGAACGCATGGCCGTTGACCCGGCTCGAGCCGCCCAAATGCTTGGCGACCGCCCGGAAATTTATGCGGAAGGCATTCAAACCATACTGCGCAAACACGGTTTCAGCAAACCCTACGAAGCGCTTAAGGCCCTCACGCGCGGGCGGGACGTCACCATGCGGGACCTTAAAACGTTCGTGGAAAAACTAGCGGTAAAACCGGCGGTGCGCGCGGAATTAAGGGCGCTACTTGCCAAACCTTACATCGGGCTGGCCGGGAAACTGGCCAAAATGGCCGTCTGA